Proteins encoded in a region of the Vicia villosa cultivar HV-30 ecotype Madison, WI linkage group LG5, Vvil1.0, whole genome shotgun sequence genome:
- the LOC131604487 gene encoding uncharacterized protein LOC131604487 yields the protein MLNVVATGKETSMKKRKMAEIVEDGGIPTSEIHNNNQQKGKRIQSTINQMMKKPLKEEADDLVAMFFYTSAIPFNCIKNPAFAKICDGIAKYGIGYKPPTYHDIRDKLLKRAVHETEKIVEDFKDEWKRTGCSIRSDGWTDRKKCSICNFMVNSPNGTIFLYSLDTSDISKTTDKVCKMLDDAVEFVGEENVIQVVTDNAANFKAGGEQLMLKRKNLYWTPCAAHCIDLIFEDFEKELIIHQVTIKNARKLTTYIYSRTMLITMVRKFTNGRDLIRPAMTRFATAYLTLGCLNDLKSSLLNMFGSDEWKSSRFATTEEGRKIAKGALDHRFWKNIVVCLKTAAPLTEVLRLVDSDAKPAMGFIYEAMDSCKKRIQSNFGNIQKYYEPVWKIIDERWKGQLHRPLHAAAYYLNPRYHFGKEFKGDNIDVKNGLYGCVSRLVSDATERDKINMQLVDFHFCQGPLFGTEYAKKARTNMHLAQWWDMYGDYTPELKSFAIRVLSLTCSSSGCERYWSAFEMVIEF from the exons ATGCTAAATGTAGTTGCTACGGGAAAAGAGACAtcaatgaagaaaagaaaaatggcTGAAATTGTTGAGGATGGGGGAATTCCAACATCGGAGATACACAACAATAATCAACAAAAAGGAAAGAGGATTCAATCAACAATTAATCAAATGATGAAAAAACCTCTAAAGGAGGAAGCAGATGATCTTGTTGCAATGTTTTTTTACACAAGTGCCATTCCATTTAATTGTATCAAAAATCCTGCCTTTGCAAAAATATGTGATGGAATTGCAAAATACGGAATTGGCTACAAACCTCCTACTTATCATGATATCAGAGACAAGCTATTGAAAAGAGCAGTACATGAAACTGAAAAAATTGTTGAAGATTTTAAGGATGAGTGGAAGAGAACCGGCTGTTCAATCAGGTCTGATGGGTGGACAGATAGGAAAAAATGTTCGATTTGCAACTTTATGGTAAATAGTCCTAACGGGACAATCTTCCTCTATTCATTGGACACTTCTGATATTTCTAAAACAACCGATAAAGTTTGTAAGATGTTAGATGATGCGGTAGAATTTGTGGGAGAGGAGAATGTAATCCAAGTGGTCACTGATAATGCTGCAAATTTCAAAGCTGGTGGGGAACAGTTGATGCTAAAGCGAAAGAATTTGTATTGGACTCCATGTGCAGCACATTGCATTGATTTGATATTTGAGGATTTTGAAAAAGAGTTGATTATTCATCAGGTCACTATAAAGAATGCAAGAAAGTTGACAACTTATATTTACTCTAGAACGATGCTAATTACTATGGTGAGGAAGTTCACAAATGGGAGGGATTTGATTAGGCCTGCTATGACAAGATTTGCCACTGCCTATTTGACTCTTGGTTGTCTCAATGATCTCAAATCTTCATTGCTCAACATGTTTGGCTCAGATGAATGGAAGTCTAGTAGGTTTGCAACTACAGAAGAGGGAAGAAAAATTGCAAAGGGTGCTTTGGATCATCGTTTctggaagaatattgttgtgtGTCTCAAGACTGCTGCTCCTCTCACGGAGGTGCTTAGGTTGGTGGATTCTGATGCAAAGCCTGCCATGGGTTTCATTTACGAGGCGATGGATTCTTGCAAAAAACGTATTCAAAGCAACTTCGGTAATATTCAGAAATA CTATGAACCAGTATGGAAAATTATTGATGAACGTTGGAAGGGTCAGCTCCATAGGCCTTTGCATGCGGCTGCGTATTATCTTAATCCTCGATATCACTTTGGAAAAGAGTTTAAAGGTGATAATATTGATGTCAAAAATGGATTATATGGTTGTGTGTCTAGATTAGTAAGTGATGCTACTGAAAGGGACAAGATAAACATGCAGCTTGTTGACTTTCATTTTTGTCAAGGGCCTCTGTTTGGTACTGAATATGCAAAAAAAGCTAGGACAAATATGCATCTGGCACAATGGTGGGATATGTATGGAGATTATACTCCAGAGCTAAAGAGTTTTGCTATTCGTGTTTTAAGTTTGACTTGTAGCTCTTCTGGATGTGAACGTTACTGGAGTGCATTTGAAATGGTAATTGAGTTTTAA